A portion of the Bacillus sp. es.034 genome contains these proteins:
- a CDS encoding alpha/beta hydrolase, translating to MWQQKLIQTDRGDFEIFEAGSGEPLCVTHLYSEFNERGYHFADRFVEDYKVYLVNLKETGNSTEVQDEDELSMRETSKDLEAIRSALGYDSWNYAGHSTGGMLGLVYAADYPDSLNRLIVGGASATNEYVNDQESIYCDENPHNDRLKEVFSILQSDDATKEERVHAGREWTKMSLNDPGRYDEYFSKPSSGKVVQKRLEYYALNELPTYDIREDISNIKTPTIVFCGKHDSQCPFVYSEEIFNLVPNSTFYIFENSNHSPHVEEQEKFSEMVKDFSCLV from the coding sequence ATGTGGCAACAAAAGCTGATCCAAACTGATCGAGGAGATTTTGAAATTTTTGAAGCGGGGAGTGGGGAACCCTTATGTGTGACTCATTTGTATAGCGAGTTTAACGAGCGCGGCTACCACTTTGCTGATCGGTTTGTGGAAGATTACAAAGTGTACCTTGTTAATTTGAAAGAAACGGGGAATAGCACTGAGGTTCAGGATGAAGACGAGCTAAGTATGAGGGAAACCAGCAAGGATCTGGAAGCGATCCGATCAGCTTTAGGATATGATAGCTGGAACTATGCCGGCCATTCCACAGGCGGGATGTTGGGGCTGGTTTATGCTGCTGATTATCCGGATTCTCTGAACCGATTAATTGTAGGCGGGGCCTCAGCTACCAATGAGTATGTGAATGATCAGGAAAGTATTTACTGCGATGAAAATCCGCATAACGACCGATTGAAAGAGGTATTTTCCATCCTCCAATCCGATGATGCAACAAAAGAAGAACGGGTACATGCAGGCAGGGAATGGACGAAAATGTCTCTGAATGACCCAGGCAGATATGATGAATACTTTTCTAAGCCAAGCAGTGGAAAAGTGGTGCAGAAACGGTTGGAGTATTATGCTTTGAACGAACTGCCAACATACGATATCAGAGAGGATATTTCGAACATAAAAACCCCGACAATCGTTTTTTGCGGGAAACACGACTCTCAATGCCCATTTGTGTATTCGGAGGAAATTTTTAATCTTGTACCGAATTCAACATTTTATATTTTCGAGAATAGCAATCATTCACCTCATGTAGAGGAACAAGAAAAATTCAGTGAAATGGTGAAGGATTTTAGCTGTTTGGTCTAA
- a CDS encoding class I SAM-dependent methyltransferase, producing MNVKAKLQNLMDTQYSRPAGVLGWFIGEKMIRQHKPETLWSIENLNLQKNERILEIGCGAGFALKQIVSLSGGHNVTGLDLSETLLQSAAVRNKKAISQKQMALVHGSVEEMPFPDEEFTAVFSIHSVYFWEDLFKSLQEIERVLAPEGTVLITLCDGKDGEDWDSIKKMIQSELIPIMEQLKFKGLRVLEGPVSRGYHTVAVCGVKSST from the coding sequence ATGAATGTGAAAGCAAAATTACAGAACCTCATGGACACCCAGTATAGCCGTCCCGCCGGAGTTCTCGGATGGTTCATCGGGGAGAAGATGATTCGTCAGCACAAGCCTGAAACGCTTTGGAGCATCGAAAACCTCAACCTTCAGAAAAATGAACGGATTCTTGAGATTGGATGCGGGGCAGGATTTGCATTGAAACAGATCGTTTCGTTGAGTGGAGGGCACAATGTCACCGGATTGGATTTGTCAGAAACGCTTCTCCAGTCAGCAGCAGTGCGCAACAAAAAAGCCATCAGTCAAAAGCAGATGGCACTAGTTCACGGAAGCGTTGAAGAAATGCCGTTCCCTGATGAAGAATTTACAGCAGTGTTCAGCATCCATTCTGTCTACTTCTGGGAGGACCTGTTCAAATCATTGCAGGAAATCGAAAGGGTACTGGCTCCTGAAGGTACCGTCCTGATCACGCTTTGCGATGGCAAGGATGGAGAAGACTGGGATTCCATCAAGAAGATGATCCAAAGTGAATTAATCCCGATTATGGAACAATTGAAGTTTAAGGGTCTTCGCGTATTGGAAGGACCCGTGTCGCGGGGGTATCATACTGTGGCTGTATGTGGGGTTAAATCATCAACTTGA
- a CDS encoding S9 family peptidase, with product MNKSDTYLSIEELLSIPAISDLHMSEDGQHVAFVKNTADWEENRYRDSIVIYEKDKGECTPFTEGTSPLCSPDSKRLAYLSTGDGGTKNQIFVESIDGDGRIQVTDEKEGIIQFKWDPSGKGFYYVAPSPESEEIMKRREQYGDFHHVGKEYRKDCLWYVELIGQVPYQLTDDEDFHIQEFDVSADGEKVVFMATPSPDGEDGQNRELYLLERPSGEWRKLSGDKVVGGSVCFSPQATKICYMASIREKDYYKTHIMDSTLEIYDLTSGERIQPLLDFDHAVVPIRWTAKGILMMWQDKTNYRIGLLSKDGELDILEGKSDGCMMEASITGDGNHLAYFRAAPNETFEVYADGEKITNENGLLEGKLTSNREVISWSSSDGLEIEGILTTPKDVDWNKKHPLLVFIHGGPDWASFPIHSSCFNEKYPVESFIEKGFIVLEPNYRGSSGYGNDFLKANYRNLGIGDYEDVIAGVDALVDRGIADQDRVGVMGWSQGGFISAFCSIYSDRFKAASVGGGISNWITNYVNTDLPSFIRMHVGDTPWNDPEIYAKASPMTYIQSACTPTLIQHGEKDARVPIPNAYELYKGLRDMGVETELVVFDGMGYSSDKPGIHRAIMEQNLSWFLRWLVN from the coding sequence ATGAATAAGAGTGATACATATTTAAGTATAGAAGAGCTTCTATCCATACCCGCCATATCAGACTTACACATGAGTGAGGACGGACAACACGTAGCGTTTGTCAAAAACACGGCTGACTGGGAAGAGAATAGATATAGGGATTCCATCGTGATATATGAAAAAGACAAGGGAGAATGCACCCCATTCACAGAGGGGACATCCCCACTATGTTCGCCGGATTCCAAACGTTTAGCCTATCTATCAACTGGTGATGGAGGTACGAAGAATCAAATCTTTGTGGAGTCGATCGATGGTGATGGCAGGATTCAAGTCACGGATGAGAAAGAAGGTATCATTCAATTCAAATGGGATCCTTCTGGGAAGGGCTTTTACTATGTTGCACCGTCACCGGAATCTGAGGAAATCATGAAGCGCAGGGAGCAGTATGGAGATTTCCACCATGTAGGCAAGGAATATCGGAAGGATTGTTTATGGTACGTGGAATTAATTGGACAGGTTCCGTATCAACTGACGGACGACGAGGATTTTCACATCCAGGAATTCGATGTTTCAGCCGATGGGGAAAAGGTGGTGTTCATGGCTACGCCAAGCCCGGATGGGGAGGATGGTCAGAATCGAGAACTCTACCTGCTCGAGCGTCCATCCGGAGAGTGGCGGAAGCTGAGTGGAGATAAGGTAGTGGGAGGGAGCGTTTGCTTTTCTCCTCAAGCTACGAAAATCTGTTACATGGCAAGCATACGTGAGAAGGACTACTATAAGACTCATATCATGGACAGTACACTCGAAATCTATGATTTAACGAGTGGTGAGAGGATTCAACCACTGCTGGATTTTGACCATGCGGTTGTTCCCATACGCTGGACAGCTAAAGGGATTCTAATGATGTGGCAGGATAAAACGAATTATCGTATCGGATTACTCTCCAAAGATGGAGAGCTGGATATTTTGGAAGGGAAATCGGATGGATGCATGATGGAAGCTTCTATCACGGGGGATGGAAATCATCTGGCCTATTTTAGGGCTGCACCGAATGAAACTTTTGAAGTCTATGCTGATGGTGAAAAAATAACCAATGAGAATGGTTTGCTCGAGGGGAAACTTACAAGTAACAGGGAAGTTATATCATGGAGCAGCAGTGATGGCCTTGAAATAGAAGGGATATTAACAACCCCGAAAGACGTGGATTGGAATAAAAAACACCCGTTATTGGTCTTTATCCATGGGGGGCCGGATTGGGCTTCTTTCCCTATCCACTCAAGCTGCTTCAATGAAAAATATCCAGTTGAATCGTTTATTGAGAAGGGCTTCATCGTTTTGGAACCAAACTACAGAGGAAGTTCAGGATATGGGAATGACTTCTTGAAGGCAAACTATCGAAACCTTGGCATCGGTGACTACGAAGATGTGATAGCCGGTGTCGATGCACTCGTGGACAGGGGAATTGCAGATCAAGATCGTGTCGGCGTGATGGGCTGGAGCCAAGGCGGATTCATCTCAGCATTCTGCTCTATCTATAGTGATCGGTTTAAGGCTGCCTCTGTTGGAGGAGGAATAAGTAACTGGATCACGAATTACGTGAATACAGATCTGCCTTCCTTTATCAGGATGCATGTGGGAGATACACCGTGGAACGACCCAGAGATCTATGCCAAAGCCTCACCCATGACCTATATTCAATCTGCCTGTACGCCAACTTTGATCCAACATGGTGAAAAGGATGCAAGAGTCCCAATTCCCAATGCTTATGAACTCTATAAAGGACTCAGGGATATGGGAGTCGAGACAGAATTAGTCGTATTTGATGGCATGGGATACAGCTCTGACAAACCAGGAATACACCGGGCTATTATGGAGCAGAATTTGAGTTGGTTTCTACGGTGGTTGGTTAATTAG
- a CDS encoding ornithine monooxygenase: MKKYTGVTFQVRVTDYEKGLSWYKTLFNRNPDFIPHENFAEWEIVKDTWLQVAKGDPAVGNGPLRLGVHDIYSERERLIESLKTTIEEVQTREGVPAAWCTFSDPYGNSIGLFEELDA, from the coding sequence ATGAAGAAATATACAGGAGTCACCTTCCAGGTTCGAGTAACAGATTACGAAAAAGGGCTTAGTTGGTACAAAACACTCTTTAACCGCAACCCTGACTTCATCCCACATGAAAATTTTGCCGAGTGGGAAATCGTGAAAGATACATGGCTGCAGGTGGCAAAAGGAGATCCTGCAGTCGGGAATGGTCCGTTGCGTTTAGGTGTTCACGATATTTATTCTGAACGTGAAAGATTGATAGAATCATTGAAAACAACAATAGAGGAAGTCCAGACCAGGGAAGGAGTACCAGCAGCCTGGTGTACGTTTAGCGATCCGTATGGTAATTCGATTGGGTTATTTGAAGAATTAGATGCATAA
- a CDS encoding GNAT family N-acetyltransferase yields the protein MKEIREINHSSYASFCSLANGAFPGLNADQWLQGHIEETPSESLYGLFKGNDLVAGMRTFLFEMNLNQTTIPVGGVGMLAVDLLHKREGNAYQLIKYFYELNKSKGYHLVMLYPFNVAFYKRMGFGMGTQVYQYYVRPSAFQEYSRKEHLEHLNYEDRELILDCYNRVFQKTHGMTKRFPTERELNRPFNFGKVVGFKQDDQVLGYVLYEGKGKDLYIHELFFETREAIEEISTFLHQQADQFKRIIINSNQDDLLHFLSSPESGMDTMLDTAPSVDNKHMVNLGVGVLYRVIDCKGLLMELYEKKHRFGNTSITVGFDIQDDLQDDESKNFNVTFSNGEIQHFHGQGVDTVIQMDISEFSSMIMGAVTFHSLYKWGKAEISNPAYVNQVHDLFHTHERPVCTKAF from the coding sequence TTGAAGGAAATAAGGGAAATCAATCATTCTTCATACGCATCATTTTGTTCACTTGCCAATGGGGCATTCCCTGGTTTAAATGCCGACCAATGGCTGCAGGGGCATATTGAAGAAACACCGAGCGAAAGCTTATATGGATTGTTCAAGGGGAATGATTTAGTGGCTGGCATGCGGACGTTTCTGTTTGAAATGAATTTAAACCAAACCACCATCCCTGTTGGCGGAGTCGGGATGCTTGCCGTTGATTTGTTACATAAAAGAGAGGGAAATGCTTATCAATTAATCAAGTATTTTTATGAGCTTAATAAGTCCAAAGGTTATCATCTTGTGATGTTATATCCGTTCAACGTTGCATTCTATAAAAGAATGGGATTTGGAATGGGGACGCAGGTTTATCAATATTATGTCAGACCATCCGCTTTTCAGGAGTATTCACGTAAAGAGCATCTTGAACACTTAAACTATGAAGACAGAGAACTCATCCTGGATTGTTACAACCGTGTTTTTCAAAAAACGCATGGAATGACGAAACGATTTCCAACGGAGCGGGAGTTGAATCGACCATTTAATTTTGGAAAAGTGGTGGGTTTTAAACAGGATGATCAAGTACTTGGCTACGTGTTGTACGAAGGCAAGGGGAAGGATCTATACATCCATGAGCTGTTCTTTGAAACAAGGGAAGCGATTGAAGAAATATCTACTTTTTTACACCAACAGGCAGATCAATTTAAAAGAATCATCATCAATTCTAACCAGGATGACCTCCTTCATTTTCTCAGTTCACCTGAAAGTGGGATGGATACCATGCTTGATACGGCGCCTTCTGTTGACAATAAGCATATGGTGAACCTTGGGGTTGGTGTGCTGTACAGGGTGATCGATTGTAAAGGGTTATTGATGGAGCTGTACGAAAAGAAGCACCGATTCGGCAATACTTCAATAACGGTAGGATTTGACATACAGGATGATTTGCAAGATGACGAGTCAAAGAACTTCAACGTGACGTTTTCAAATGGAGAGATTCAACATTTTCATGGACAGGGGGTCGATACTGTCATACAAATGGATATCTCTGAGTTTTCTTCGATGATCATGGGGGCCGTGACTTTCCACTCTTTATATAAATGGGGCAAAGCAGAAATATCGAATCCAGCATATGTGAATCAAGTCCATGACCTTTTCCACACGCATGAAAGACCTGTATGTACGAAAGCGTTTTAA
- a CDS encoding LysR family transcriptional regulator, whose protein sequence is MEINQLIVFELVARVGSYSKASRYLDVSQPTVSLRIKELEKDVGGYLFVRAGKQMELTDLGKGFLPYARQALEVLHKGKERAQSIKEGKRGEITIGTLPTFTSGHFTSIIKEMYSTFPDIQIAIHTGHNQQIIDMLYDGSIKLGMITSPFFNKDLKRLYSIKEPLIFVARRNQLLSGMKDGSYRVEAIFETSKPYIMTDWSEESKHWQRTHMSFGSDSIELPPATALEFVQNYSGTALLTESMVSAFLEEGLLVKLEPNDMPALYRELAIVSLVSEQSLPPAARRFLETVRSGSWGQV, encoded by the coding sequence ATGGAAATCAATCAGCTGATTGTATTTGAGCTTGTGGCGAGGGTCGGTTCATACAGCAAGGCCTCTAGATACTTGGATGTATCGCAGCCTACTGTCAGTTTGCGGATTAAAGAGTTAGAGAAAGATGTGGGGGGATATCTTTTTGTCAGGGCGGGAAAACAGATGGAGCTGACGGATTTGGGTAAAGGGTTCCTTCCCTATGCGAGGCAGGCTCTTGAAGTGTTGCATAAAGGGAAAGAAAGGGCCCAGTCGATAAAAGAAGGGAAAAGAGGGGAGATTACGATCGGAACCCTTCCCACATTTACATCGGGGCACTTCACCTCGATCATCAAGGAAATGTACTCTACATTTCCCGATATCCAGATCGCCATCCACACCGGCCATAACCAACAAATCATCGATATGCTTTATGACGGAAGCATCAAGCTTGGAATGATCACTTCCCCGTTTTTTAATAAAGATTTGAAAAGGCTTTATAGTATAAAAGAACCTCTGATCTTCGTTGCCCGCCGTAATCAGCTATTAAGCGGGATGAAGGACGGCAGTTATAGGGTAGAGGCCATTTTTGAAACGAGTAAACCATACATCATGACGGATTGGAGCGAGGAGAGCAAGCACTGGCAACGAACCCATATGTCATTCGGGAGTGACTCCATCGAATTGCCTCCTGCTACTGCACTGGAGTTTGTCCAGAACTACAGTGGAACCGCGCTTCTTACAGAATCAATGGTTTCTGCCTTCTTAGAAGAAGGATTATTGGTAAAGCTGGAACCGAATGATATGCCGGCTCTCTATAGGGAATTAGCTATAGTGAGCCTGGTTAGTGAACAGTCCCTGCCTCCTGCTGCACGGCGCTTTTTGGAAACTGTGAGGTCCGGGTCATGGGGACAGGTCTAG
- a CDS encoding DUF1259 domain-containing protein: protein MNHFHELCTEYGRILQGKAKVQNGVCSVSIDRHLYVTIQGRPSRGELKAGFSFEALDTEGHALNLGEVVLLEEEIPAFSKLLIQKGLIISALHNHWLFTEPDIMYIHFQSVEPPLSFAHKAAEALTVLKK, encoded by the coding sequence ATGAACCATTTTCATGAATTGTGCACGGAGTACGGCAGAATTCTGCAGGGAAAAGCCAAGGTGCAAAATGGCGTTTGTTCCGTATCGATCGACCGGCATTTATATGTAACGATACAGGGAAGGCCAAGCAGAGGGGAGTTGAAGGCGGGATTTTCATTTGAGGCACTTGATACAGAAGGACACGCATTGAATCTTGGGGAGGTTGTCCTGCTGGAAGAAGAAATCCCGGCATTCTCGAAACTGCTTATCCAAAAAGGATTGATCATCAGCGCTCTTCACAATCATTGGCTCTTTACCGAACCCGATATTATGTACATCCATTTTCAATCCGTGGAGCCTCCACTGAGTTTTGCCCATAAGGCTGCTGAGGCTCTTACTGTCCTAAAGAAATAA